The uncultured Dysgonomonas sp. genome contains the following window.
AGACAAAACTGAAGAAGGTCAGGAACTGCGTGCTCAAATACGTGCGTTCATTGAACAGGAAGGTTTACCGGTACATGTTACCCGTTCGACAACAAACTCCGAGCTTCTCGATTTAATTGAGGAAGCCCTTCAAAACACTGAAGAAGAGAAACAGAATCCGGGTAATGAATCCGGGGCTGATGAACCCGAACCGGAAGACCCTAATACAGGACGTCGCAGAAGATAATCTGAATTCATTCTTATAAATTTAATTGTGATTTTTGGAGCGTGGTTTTATTGGCTGCGCTCCTTAAATTAATCTTACGTGCATATGAACAAGATGGAAACCCTATGTGCATTATTACTCAATGATATGCACATATCAAAAGATAACATATCCGAATTCAATATCAACTGGGACGAGGCTTTGGATCTCTGTAAGGCAAGATGCGTTAGCCATATTATTCTTGGCGGCGACCTGTTTCAATCGAGGTCTTCTCAAACGCTGGATGTGTTGTTGGCTGTATATGATGCTTTTCTGAATGCAGGCAAGCTGGGTATCCTTGTTATTTTGGCTAATGGAAATCACGACAAGGTAAACCAGGAAGCCATAAGAGGTTATTGCCATGTATATGGTGAACACAGCAATGTAAGGGTGATAGACGAGTTTTTAACCTTGCAGGATGAAAAGTGGGCATTTGACTTACATATCATACCTTATTTTCCTGAAAACGGAAGTTTCACAGAAAAGCTCGGCGTTATCAATTCGTCTTATCTGTCCTCCCAAAAGATGAACTACCTCTACCTGGAAATAACAGTAAAAGAGCCCCCCATCCGCCAATCTAAATTGACCCCTTGGAAAGTTTTTGTTTAGGAGTAAAAAAAGCAGTCATATTTTGTTTGTAAAAAGCCATCATTTTTGTCGGTTTTCACTAATTAAATTTCACAAATATAAACATTCCTGATTAGATTTTTTACGTCTGAGCGACTCTCCATGTAACTCTACCCTCAGTGATTGATGTACTATCCTGTCCAGAACAGCATCAGCAATAGTTTTCTCCCCTATAATATCATACCATTCCTTGACTGGTATCTGAGATGTAATCAGAGTAGACCTTTTACCATGCCTGTCTTCTATAATATCCAGCAGGGTAACTCTTGCCTGGGAGTCAAAAGGTTGTAAGCCAAAATCATCCAAAATAAGCAGGTCTGTTCTCTCTATTCTTTTAAGTTCTGTCAGGTTAGTACCTTTAGCTTTAGCCAGTTTAAGCTGTCCCATCAACTTGGCTGTTGAAGCATATAGTACTCTGTATCCCATCTGACAGGCATGAAAGCCCAATGCTGATGCCAGATAGCTTTTGCCTGTTCCTGTACTGCCTGTAATAAACAGATCCTTGTGTTCCTTTATAAAATCCAAAGAGGCCAGCCTGTGTACTTCATTCTTATCGAGTCCCCTTTCTACAGAGTAATCCAGTTGTTCCAGCGATGCTTTGTAGCGGAAGTTAGCCAGTTTAATAAGCCTGGATATAGACTTGTTCTTACGGTCATCCCATTCACTGTTTACCAGCATGGCGATGAACTGGTCGGGTGTTAATGTCTCTTTAATGGAGCCTTCCAGATTAGTCCTAAAAGCTTCATACATGCCAAATAAACGCATCTGGCGTAACTTGTCCAATGTTTGATTGTTCATGATTTATTTTTGGTTTAAATGTTTACTGATAATAATCTTTACCTCTGATATTTTTATGGTTGGGTATGCGTGCAGCTTCATCCTCAAGCTTTAACCTGTCCAGGCGCTTGTTCAGGATCTCTTCTATTACTCTGTAACCGTATTGCCCGAAGGATTGGGCGCAGCGGCAGGCATCTATCAGCCGTTCGTTACCCACCCGCCTGGAGAAACTCAGTATGCCCGAACAAGACTTGTAGGCCTGCTCAGGGTATGTTTTTTCCTCCAGTAATTTGGCGATGTACTCTGCCACATCCTCATGTATATCCATAGCCTGGGAGATGAACTTCTCGGCAGACCACTCGGTCAGGAACTGATGTTGGGAGGCCAGGTGTTCGGTGTTGGTCGTATATTGGTATTTACGCCTGTTACGCACATGCTGGGCTATAAGCTCATGACGGTAGTAAACCTCTACTGACTGCGATGAGTAAAGGACTTTGACTGTTTTACCGATGTATTTATAGGGTACACTGTAATAATGGGTATCCACTCCTAAACGTATATATCCGTTCTTCCAGACGGTTAGTTGAGCCTGTTCCTTTAACTCATAACGGATCGGGTTCAGGTCCTGCAACACATCACGCTCAATCTCCTCGAACTGCTGACGGCGGCTGTATTCCCGTTTATACATAGGAGTGTTGTTGTGTATCTCCAGGGCGACCCTGATAGCAGCATTTAATGAACTTAAATCATAGAAGATACGCTTGTCCAGCTTGGTAAAGATTGTTTTATATATCAGCTTTACCGCACCTTCGACCAGGGACTTGTCTCGCGGTTTATAGGCTCTTGCCGGAAGGACGGTCATCGAGTAATGTTCGGCAAAGCAGGCGAAGGACTCGTTGAGTACCGCTTCATATTTACTGCCCTTGATTACGGCTGCTCGCAGGTTATCGGGCACAACAACCAAAGGTACTCCCTCAAAATAAATCAGCGAGTTCTCACAAACCCGTATCAGGTCTTCCTTCTTCTGGCTGGCTACAGCTTCCACATAGGTTAGCTGGCTGCAGCCCAAAATGGCTACAAAGACTTCTACTTCGGTCTTGGTACCATCTCCATTATCCAGGTGGAGTTTTTGTCCTGTAAAGTCAATGTACATCTTATCACCGGCTTTATGCTCAATATGCATGACCGGACGATGCTGAGCTAAATACAGACGGATAAAACCGCAGAAGCGGGAGATACCGTAACCTTCAGGATACTTCTCTATATACTGCCTGTAGAGCATCTCTTTGGTGACTCCCTTACGTTTGAGCTCCCTGCATATACCCGGAAGCAGAGCCTCCAGGTCTATCTGGCGCTGACTTTTCTCCGGATGGGTAGCCACCAGAAACTTCTGGGATAACTCCAGGTCGCTCATCGCTGAAAAGGCATCGTAGCTAAGACCCGAACTAAGGAAAATGTGCAGGTACTTCTTGATGGTGTTGCGTGAGATAAACAACATGCCGGCAATGGCTTTGGTGCCTTTGCCTTGATTGTAAAGACGGATTACTTGTCGTAGTTTTAACATACTAATGGTTTTGTTTGACATGATGATAAATTTTTGTTGCTCAGCTTTTAAGTAACAAAAATTTTAACACTTTAAAACAAAATTGACAAGCTTCTGTTTTACTCTTCTTTCACGGGGTCAATTTAAACTGCAACCAAGGGGTCAGTTTAGATTGTTACATGGGGGGCAATTTGGATTGGCGGGATGGGGTCAATTTTAGCTAATTTTTCCAATTAGCTACCTATCAGCTAATCCCTTATTTTCTATTGTGAGAGTTATTTTTCAAAGTCTTCCTCTATAGTTCTATTATCTGTTTAATTAATATCATCTTAATAAAGATTCTTATGCCCTTAGCGATTATATATAATAGTGAACTAAAATATCATCAAATACAAAACATATTTCATGTACTCTATTTTAGAAAATTTATTAACGCAATAATGAATCATGTCGTGCAGTTTTTTTGTTTCCAAGATAAACGGATTTATAATAATAAAATTTAATTCATATGAGAGATGTAAGTATTTCAGAAAAAAAGTTTGCTCAGGTTGATGATCTACTGTGGGAAATCATCACGTTACTAACAAGAAAGAAAACAGAGATATTGGATGAATTCGACCTCACGATGGCTCAATATGATATATTGGTTGCAATATGCCATTTTTCTGATAATAAGGAAGAGATTATACAAATAGACTTGGCCGAAAAAGCCCATAAAAATCCGATGACAACATCAACCATATTAAAAAATTTAGAACAGAGAAAATTTATAAAAAGACAAAGAGGACTTGTAAATACACGTACTGTTAAGGTAAATCTGACACAAGCCGGGAAAAACTTTTATATTTCAGTGAAACAAAGAATAGATGAAGTTAGTGCGGAGCTTTTTAAAAACATCAATCATAAACATTTTACATCTCAGCTATTAATATTGTCTGATGAATTAAACAAACTAAATAATTAGTTCCTATGTTTAAAATCGGAAGCGACGGATAGGTAGCGAAGAAATAAGTGTTACGACATTTATAAAATTGCTGGTTCCAGTCCTGCAAAGCATTTTTGCAGGGCTTTCTACTGATCTGTTATAATATTATTCTTTATCCCTTAATCATTGAGCCTCCTTTAAGACTATTCTTCTATAAATAATTTATTATGTTATGTATAGAAGGTTCTTAACCAACAATGATTATTTAGGAATAATCTCACAGGAAGCTTTAGACCAGATGACACGAGGAAATCAAAATCGTTTTATTCAGGCCGAGGAATCCGCAGAGATGAGTATTACAGAATACCTAAGCGAAAATTTTGAGATAGAGAAAGAATTAGCTAAAGGGAAATATATTGCAGAATATGAAAGTCAAATCACATATCCCGTAGGTGCTCATATCTATGTGGATGGACAAATATATGAAGTAATACGCTCCATAAGCGGATTCAAAACACCTTCTGATATTTTGTTCTGGGAAGAGCATACAGACTTAAATCTAATAGTTGAGAAAACCCCATGTTATTCGCAATTTAAAACATACTATCCTGGAGATATTGTTATCTATAATGGAGATTTATTTAAATGTTTACATGAAAACGGATATAAATTTAACGATATACGGATTCCTTTAACTACAGGCTGGATAGAAGCCGATTTTGAAGAATGGCAACCGACAGATTATGACGTGTGGGATGTAGTCCGGTTTGATGGAGTATTCTATGCATTACTTTCACTTGCTGCTTTTGACAATAATATTAATCCATTCGAATCTGATAACTGGGGGGCTATTGCGGATTACACATCGAATTATAATGAATATGAACTATCGAATCATGAGTATGTAGTGTACAGTGGTAAGGTATTTTATCCTGAGATTGACGTAAATGCCGATATCGTAGAGATAGGCAAACATATATCATTACATGATCCTCGAAATTACAATCTAAAAAAGCATATGGTAAGATTAGCAATCTATGAATTAACTAAGCTAATTGCACCAAACAATATCAGTGTAGTACGAATCAGGGATTATGAAGATTCTATGAAGTGGCTTTCGGATGCAGCAAAGCTTAAGCTAAATCCTCAAATACCGAGAAAGCTGGATAAAGAAGAGAAGCCGGTTTTAGACTGGCAGTTAGCCACATTCCAAACAGACTACGACCCGAATAAGAATCCTTGGTTGACGTAAAAAGATGTATTATATAGTAACTTTATTGATGCCAAATCTTAGTCCTAATGACAAAATTATTCAAGTATTTTGCACGTTAAAAACATCGGGCTATCTTTGTCCGCATAATTTTAAAAATAAAGAAAATGAAAAATTTAGTAGAGACATTAAAAACAAACTTCGAAGCATTTGCAAAAGATGCAGAGTCACAAATCGAAAACGGAAATAAAGCCGCTGGCCAACGTGCACGCAAAGTGTCACTTGAAATAGAGAAAGCTTTAAAGGACTTCCGCAAGAAGTCTATCGATGCAGGTAAATAATATGCATTTATTAAAAGATATTGGAGCTATACAAAAGTGGATAGCTCCTTTTATTTATTTTTAAAACATCTTATCTGAAATTCAATGTCTGCTCATTTGCTTGACGCACTTCATTTGGCTTAGTCATCTTATAATAATGCTTTTCTATCATCTGAGCACTATTTCCTGCCTGAACAGCTACAAGAGAAACCGGATAACCGGCATCTATCAAGGCTGTAATAAAACTGCCGCGTGCTGAATACCATGTTATCTTTTCCGGATACCCAATAATCTCGCAGACTTTCTCTAGTGTATTATTTAAGCGGTATGAGAAACTTTCTACACGGTTTCTTTTTTGCTCCTCTGTCTGGTGCTTATGTGTCAGTATCGGGAATACATAATTGCCATAACTTAGACCTTCATATTTATCGATAATAGCTTTAGCCTTATTGATCAGAGGCACTATTGCATCTTTAGGGACTTTCATGCGCTCATATTCTATTATGCCGTCATTTATCCTGTCCTTAGTCAGGTTTATCAGGTCAATATTGGAAATACCGCCTGAGTAGAAACTGAAAAGAAAAATGTCGATGTGAAAGTTTTGATTCCTGGTAAGCAGTGAACGGTCAATATTTTCAATTTTTTTGATAATATCCGTTGACACTGCCCTCGATTCAAACTTACCGTGCTGCATAAACTTGCTGAAGTTGTCGAATATCCGTATGTCAGCTCCCGGAACACTCAACTTAATGCCATAATTGCAGACTGCCCTTAATTTTCTCACCCGATGGCTTACTGCACCATTATTGCCTTTCTTTTTCCCACGCTGTTGCAGAAACTGGACAAAGTCTGTAAGTAACTTTTAGTCAATGTCTGCAAAATAAATACGATTCAAAGCCGTTTTGTACTTTTTCGTAGTGAATTCTGTAAGTACGCGTTTAAGTATCTCGTACTCCTTAACGTTAGAAGAGCTCTTCACAATCTCACCGTTCTTTATCCTTTCTTTTTGGTTAAATTTTTCGATGAGATAATCGAGCATCTGTGAAAGGGACTTCATTTTTGTTTCGTTTGCCTTGTTACTTTTATTCAAAGCACTAAAACAATACTTCCACTGGACAGGCGTCCAGTCTATTCCTTTAGCTTCCCACTCAACAGCTACTCGTTCGTACTGTTCTTTGATTTCGAATAAAATCTTGTTTTTCTTCTGATGCTCGTCGTCCTTTGGTTTGAAGGATTGTGTTGCATCATCCCAGTCTTTTAAATACCCTGTGACATCCTTCAAAGATTTTGTCACGCGAGAATAACCAGACCTGTAAAAAACCACCTCAATTTTAACCAGTTTTTCGTTCTTAGGGTTTGGTGCCCCTTTAAAGTTGATTGAGAACATTTTAGTTGGTTTAATGAGTCTATATTACGTTCTTTTTTTTGCCACATTTTTTTGCGACATGAACGAATAGTGGTAAGTGGGTTTTAGGGTTTATAAATCATAGGAAGTTTTCAAAAAAGTGATTTTTAGGGTATATAACCCATCTTTTACATTAGTATAACTCACTTATTTTGTGCCGTTTATTAGAAAATAAGTCTGTATATATAAAAAAGAAAAGGTTGTCATCCCGACAACCAATCTTCATTGTTAACCTTAAATCTAATACCATGAAAAACACAGTACAAAGATAATGGAATTTTTATGTTGTAAAACATGTTTTGATGTTTTTCTTTCGTGATTAATATAATTTAACCATAGGGTTTTTCTTTCCTTAATAAAATGCAGCTTAATGACCCTCTCTTGATACTGAATAGGAGGTGTTATAAACGCTCTACTTTACAGGTCTGAAGTTCGAATTCTTCAAGTAGTTCTTTATTCGCTTTGCACGGTCTTCTTCCGACATACTGGCAGGTACTTCTATCGATGTTCTTTCATCTATTTTAATACATACAACCTTACCCAGACTTTTCTTATGATCGTCTAAAATCTGCTTCAGGATTTCTTCCTGCGTAAGACGTTCAATTTTTTTCATACTGCGTCCTCTCCCTTTTGAGGGAGCTTTGTTTTGTACATTCATTTTGTAATGATTTTAATTTTTACGGATTGTTGAAAATCCTTTATATTATACAATTACTGATATAGAGCATTATCTTTACATAGACAGCGGAGCTCATTTTTAGCGATTTAGATAAACATAAGCCTTAAAGTATGGATTACCAAACATTTTATAGATACTTCACAAATAAGAGTATAATCAGCCGATTAGTAACAAATCTTATACATTGGTTACTAGACAATACTTTAGTGGGAAGAAGGGGAATTTCGTAGCAAAACAAGAATAAAAGGTTCTTGCTAATGACAAAACTCTAAAGACCTATATAATATTGATTCTAGTTGTCCATATTGGATTTCAGCCTAAGGCCCATCAGAGGGAATTATATTATACAGAAGTGCTTATCTGCAAAGAAATCTATCAAAGACATTAATGTCCTCTAAAGTTTTTCACAAACTTCGATCTATTATATTAATAGCAGGCTAAAACTCCGGCTTATCTTTATAGTTACGTGAATTCGGATGTGGAACACCAAAAACCTTTGTGGAAACACTTTCGATTTCAACTTTCCATATCCGAACATTATTTACAGATGGTATGGAATACGTAAATTTTCTTTCGGTATATTGCTGCATTATGATATCCAATGCCTTTATCTTTTCTTCAAAATTCTCTTCGAAAACAACACGACCGCGACATATAACACTACTACCTTTTACCCTATAGCTACAGGCTACTTCCTTGTTCTGATATGTTAATACAGGCTCTGTGCAGAAAGTTATGCATACATTCGAATTCTTCTCCAAAGCCTTGATGCTACCACCCTCTTGAGCTGAATGCAGATAAATAATATCGTTCTGATAACCAAAGTTCATCGGTATAACATATGGCATACCATCAATATCAATCATACCGACATAACATATTTGGTTCTTTAGAATAATTTCATTTATCAGGGTACGTTCCTCAACAGTCACTGTCATCATAGCATGCCAAACTTTATTTTGAGGTAAAGATAGCAAGAATATGCTTTCAGAAAAAGGGACTTATTCCTAATTCTTCACAGACAGTATATAATTACCTGCCGGAAAAGCCAGTGTATGCTTTGTTTGATGTTTATAAATCTCTTTTGGCTTATATTGTCCAAGGGAAAGTTTCTTTCCATTTACTGTAATTGTTTTGTCACGGCTTTCAGGCAGATAAACGACGGCCTGAGTTCCATGAGGGACGGAGAATTTTAACAAAAATTCATTATCTGTGTTTACAAAGCCGGATTTTATTTTGCCTGCTATAGATGGTATTGTAATAGATGCATCTGAGAGGGATGCCGGATTTGGCTCTATCTTAAAGACTTTATATCCGGGCTCTAACGGATAAACACCACAAAGATACTGAGCCAACACAGTCAAAGCACCTCCGCTCCAAGCATGATTTGTGCTACCGCCCCCATATCCGCCGACATCCCAACCTTCAAATAAAGTAGTATACCCCTTGTAATCCACCATATTAGAGAAACGATTCTTAGTCCTCTCCATAGCATATTTACCTTCTCCCATTATAAACAGAGCTTCCATGACATATTTCTCCATATAAGGACTTGCATAAAATTGCGTATTAAGCAGCTTAATTATATCCGGATATTTAGTTCTGTCAGCAATACCCGCTATAACAGCCAGTGCCTGCACACGATCGTCGGTACTATCCTTATAATCATGATGCCTGTATTCCAATCCGTTCCAACATGAATTATAACCTGCCTTCACTCTATCCATAATAGCCCTGTATCCCTCAGCATCATCAACAAACCCCAGTTCATCAGCCATCAGGGCCGCTCCTTTCAATGCAAGGTAATGCCATCCTGCAAATATCAATCGGATATCCTTGTTATCACCCCAATCGCCCCAAGTCCAGCCTCCTGCACGGAAATCCGTTAAGCCTGTATTGTCCTGCGACCATAATGAAAGATATTTTTTAACGGCAGGGTAAACCGCTTTTATCGTTTCTTTGTCTCCGGTATTCATATAGTAATTCCAGAAACCATAATATCCTATACTAGCCAGCATTTGTCCGGGAAGTTCGCTGTTGTAATTTCCTGCCGGAATAGGAGAAAACAGAGTCCCGTCATTTTTCTGCCAGGCGGCAAGTTCTTTTATTGCTTTACTCATTAATGAGTGCGTAGAAGGTGAGTATGTATAGAAACTCTGCCCCATAAGCACCACTACATCACCCCACCACTGAGCACGCTCCCTATCTGGGCAATCGAAATATGTATCCCGCATGTTTATGTAAAGTGTACGAAGGGCTTTATCCCAAAAACGCATATAAAAAGTATCACTACATGAAAATGCCCCTTCCATTTCTGTATCATAGCCGGTTTCCCGGTATCTTACCCCATCTATCTTTACACCTGACGGTACTGTTACGTATATCTTTTGTCCATTGAGCCAACCAAGTGATTCATAGTTTTGACTTCCTTTCTTTGTGATATATTCAGCTCTCAGGTTTATATCTCCGCCAGCCTCCATATGATCTGTAAAAATAGAGATCAGATTACCTCCATCTTTATCAGAAATATCTACAATAGGCGTCATCTGCATATTGTACGGAAGGCAAGCTATAACCGTATCACGTTCTACACCCTTTACCCGTTGCAGTTTGGAAGCTTTTTTAAGACCGAAATCCTTCCAGAATGGGATTGGTCTTTTTATCAGGTTATTCCATGGGGCATCCCCCCAATTACCTAGTTCAACTGCATTTTCGAAGCCATACAAGCTCTGGCAATCTGCTGTTTGCCAATCATCAATATCCTCCCGCGCATCGAAACGGATATTTGACTCAGGCAGACGATAATTAGGGAAAGGTTCTCCCGTATTACCATAAGCAGGATGTCTCTTGCACAACCACGAAGCATCGCTTACCAAATTCTGAGTACCCAATTTTGCATCAAAAATGAGTCCTGCTTTACCACTACTCTTATGAGAAAATCCGTCTTTGCCAAAATACCATAAAAGAACGGCTATTTTATTTTCACCGCTTTTAAGGAAAGGAGCTATATTCACCTCGTCATAGTATGTGTCTATCGGGTTAGGCCCACGTTTAAGTCCCCCTTCAAAAACAACCATTTTTCCATTAATCCAAAGCCAGTATTTACTGTCAACGGCAATCCTGGCTATAACTGCAGCAGGTACTTTCTCAACCGATACGTCTTTTCGGTAAGCAATCCAGGTATTCGGTTCATTTATGGTTTCATCTGTCGATGTTATCCATCTGGATTGGGCATTTGTAATTTGAGAGCTAGTTAAATAGCAAACAAGCAATAAGAAAATGTTAATAATATTTTTCATGTTCCATAAATTAGTGAAGCATATATAAGTTTAGTCTCCGAACTTCTATCTAAGGGCATTAATATAGAGCAACGAACTATTATATATTGTATCAGAAAAAGGGAAGTCGGGCATATTATTCACATCCCTCAATCTCTGATTTTTAAAGCATATCTACAATGCTACGTTGATAGTAAAAATATTCATTTCTCTGCAGTTCTCCAGATACAGAGATTAAAGTTGAAAACCGTATCAATGATTTTATCCAACGTTTGTGGTTCTCACATACTACAGGATTGTCGCAAGACAGAAAATCGACACAATACAAGCCTATTGCTCCAGCTTCATAACCAGCCCCGGACATATAGGTATAAGTACAGTCAAAAGAAATATGGGATATATAAATATCGAGCTTCTTTCCATATAACGATAGTCCCGAGATGGCACATTTCTCCATGTCGTTCAGCATCATATGAAGTTCCTTTTTTATCTGTGCAGTCTCGTCATTAGAAATCATTTCCATGCTCTGAAAATATTTCACAATCTCTACAAAATCAGTAAAAATATGCTTATCGAAAATCAGAACTGAATTGACACGATGAACTGCAGTTATCGCTTTCTTTTGCAATACATGAACTTCATTCGGAATCTGAACTTTTGAAAATTCCTTTGGTACAGATTGCGGATATAACTGATACAGTAAAATATAAAGATATACTTTCCCTAA
Protein-coding sequences here:
- a CDS encoding helix-turn-helix domain-containing protein → MDVITEELIRALKRNTTEDQNTVDLLMSIIPLGKEAAYRRLRGEIPFTLDEAVNICRKMNVSLDLLIGVKHDNTYAFHLGAVFTEEPMAEYCRMMREVTDGIEYIKKDPACFLYMAYKALPQEFLFKYQLLGKVYLYILLYQLYPQSVPKEFSKVQIPNEVHVLQKKAITAVHRVNSVLIFDKHIFTDFVEIVKYFQSMEMISNDETAQIKKELHMMLNDMEKCAISGLSLYGKKLDIYISHISFDCTYTYMSGAGYEAGAIGLYCVDFLSCDNPVVCENHKRWIKSLIRFSTLISVSGELQRNEYFYYQRSIVDML
- a CDS encoding pyridoxamine 5'-phosphate oxidase family protein; this encodes MMTVTVEERTLINEIILKNQICYVGMIDIDGMPYVIPMNFGYQNDIIYLHSAQEGGSIKALEKNSNVCITFCTEPVLTYQNKEVACSYRVKGSSVICRGRVVFEENFEEKIKALDIIMQQYTERKFTYSIPSVNNVRIWKVEIESVSTKVFGVPHPNSRNYKDKPEF
- the istA gene encoding IS21 family transposase produces the protein MLKLRQVIRLYNQGKGTKAIAGMLFISRNTIKKYLHIFLSSGLSYDAFSAMSDLELSQKFLVATHPEKSQRQIDLEALLPGICRELKRKGVTKEMLYRQYIEKYPEGYGISRFCGFIRLYLAQHRPVMHIEHKAGDKMYIDFTGQKLHLDNGDGTKTEVEVFVAILGCSQLTYVEAVASQKKEDLIRVCENSLIYFEGVPLVVVPDNLRAAVIKGSKYEAVLNESFACFAEHYSMTVLPARAYKPRDKSLVEGAVKLIYKTIFTKLDKRIFYDLSSLNAAIRVALEIHNNTPMYKREYSRRQQFEEIERDVLQDLNPIRYELKEQAQLTVWKNGYIRLGVDTHYYSVPYKYIGKTVKVLYSSQSVEVYYRHELIAQHVRNRRKYQYTTNTEHLASQHQFLTEWSAEKFISQAMDIHEDVAEYIAKLLEEKTYPEQAYKSCSGILSFSRRVGNERLIDACRCAQSFGQYGYRVIEEILNKRLDRLKLEDEAARIPNHKNIRGKDYYQ
- the istB gene encoding IS21-like element helper ATPase IstB translates to MNNQTLDKLRQMRLFGMYEAFRTNLEGSIKETLTPDQFIAMLVNSEWDDRKNKSISRLIKLANFRYKASLEQLDYSVERGLDKNEVHRLASLDFIKEHKDLFITGSTGTGKSYLASALGFHACQMGYRVLYASTAKLMGQLKLAKAKGTNLTELKRIERTDLLILDDFGLQPFDSQARVTLLDIIEDRHGKRSTLITSQIPVKEWYDIIGEKTIADAVLDRIVHQSLRVELHGESLRRKKSNQECLYL
- a CDS encoding histone H1 translates to MKNLVETLKTNFEAFAKDAESQIENGNKAAGQRARKVSLEIEKALKDFRKKSIDAGK
- a CDS encoding alpha-L-rhamnosidase C-terminal domain-containing protein; the protein is MKNIINIFLLLVCYLTSSQITNAQSRWITSTDETINEPNTWIAYRKDVSVEKVPAAVIARIAVDSKYWLWINGKMVVFEGGLKRGPNPIDTYYDEVNIAPFLKSGENKIAVLLWYFGKDGFSHKSSGKAGLIFDAKLGTQNLVSDASWLCKRHPAYGNTGEPFPNYRLPESNIRFDAREDIDDWQTADCQSLYGFENAVELGNWGDAPWNNLIKRPIPFWKDFGLKKASKLQRVKGVERDTVIACLPYNMQMTPIVDISDKDGGNLISIFTDHMEAGGDINLRAEYITKKGSQNYESLGWLNGQKIYVTVPSGVKIDGVRYRETGYDTEMEGAFSCSDTFYMRFWDKALRTLYINMRDTYFDCPDRERAQWWGDVVVLMGQSFYTYSPSTHSLMSKAIKELAAWQKNDGTLFSPIPAGNYNSELPGQMLASIGYYGFWNYYMNTGDKETIKAVYPAVKKYLSLWSQDNTGLTDFRAGGWTWGDWGDNKDIRLIFAGWHYLALKGAALMADELGFVDDAEGYRAIMDRVKAGYNSCWNGLEYRHHDYKDSTDDRVQALAVIAGIADRTKYPDIIKLLNTQFYASPYMEKYVMEALFIMGEGKYAMERTKNRFSNMVDYKGYTTLFEGWDVGGYGGGSTNHAWSGGALTVLAQYLCGVYPLEPGYKVFKIEPNPASLSDASITIPSIAGKIKSGFVNTDNEFLLKFSVPHGTQAVVYLPESRDKTITVNGKKLSLGQYKPKEIYKHQTKHTLAFPAGNYILSVKN
- a CDS encoding MarR family transcriptional regulator, producing MRDVSISEKKFAQVDDLLWEIITLLTRKKTEILDEFDLTMAQYDILVAICHFSDNKEEIIQIDLAEKAHKNPMTTSTILKNLEQRKFIKRQRGLVNTRTVKVNLTQAGKNFYISVKQRIDEVSAELFKNINHKHFTSQLLILSDELNKLNN
- a CDS encoding metallophosphoesterase, which produces MNKMETLCALLLNDMHISKDNISEFNINWDEALDLCKARCVSHIILGGDLFQSRSSQTLDVLLAVYDAFLNAGKLGILVILANGNHDKVNQEAIRGYCHVYGEHSNVRVIDEFLTLQDEKWAFDLHIIPYFPENGSFTEKLGVINSSYLSSQKMNYLYLEITVKEPPIRQSKLTPWKVFV